One genomic region from Eremothecium gossypii ATCC 10895 chromosome I, complete sequence encodes:
- the YLH47 gene encoding Ylh47p (Syntenic homolog of Saccharomyces cerevisiae YPR125W (YLH47)): MSRILLATRPCKGVTPYALRPVLASRYNLISGRRLMATGPAPKSDSKLPAKPASPAEAAPKPSLWSRVKHEAQHYWDGTKLLGLEVKISFKLVMKMSAGYELSRREMLQLKRTTTDVVRLVPFSAFVIIPFAELLLPIALKLFPNMLPSTYESKTDKQKKLENLRKTRAVMSEIIKEKKSHFKPSDITESQKMIFNSFYKHVRETGEPESREQLIQVARLFSDDTVLDNLTRPHLVAIAKYINLQPFGTDVMLRYRIRYKMLQLKKDDFALFYEGVDLLNSAELRTACASRGIRNLNVEDAVLRDNLNIWLNMRLKEKIPSTLLIMATAYTYGDISSQKTLYDALCDVLSGIPDELYHEVKVNVVEEDDATNKSKMAQLREQEEIMREEEQQEKDAVVKVRDQLRLDDLDEPAAAIPEPVADKEPTTGDATKDGKPPQHTAK, encoded by the coding sequence ATGTCCCGTATACTATTGGCTACTAGGCCATGCAAGGGTGTGACCCCATATGCCTTGCGGCCGGTACTGGCGAGTCGATATAATCTGATCAGTGGTAGACGCCTTATGGCTACGGGCCCGGCGCCAAAGTCGGATTCGAAGCTCCCAGCAAAGCCCGCTTCTCCTGCAGAGGCGGCCCCCAAGCCATCGCTATGGTCTCGGGTGAAGCATGAAGCGCAGCACTACTGGGACGGCACGAAGTTGTTGGGTCTGGAGGTGAAGATATCGTTTAAGCTGGTGATGAAGATGTCTGCGGGGTACGAGCTATCGCGCAGAGAGATGCTGCAGCTCAAGCGGACGACCACGGACGTGGTGCGTCTGGTACCGTTCAGTGCATTTGTCATTATTCCATTTGCCGAGTTGCTGCTGCCCATTGCGCTCAAGTTGTTCCCCAACATGCTTCCGTCGACCTACGAGTCCAAGACTGACaagcagaagaagctggagaaCCTGAGGAAAACGCGCGCAGTGATGTCCGAGATCatcaaggagaagaagTCCCACTTCAAACCCAGCGACATAACGGAATCCCAGAAGATGATCTTCAACAGCTTCTACAAGCACGTCCGCGAAACCGGGGAGCCTGAGTCCCGCGAGCAGCTGATCCAGGTTGCCCGCCTGTTCTCCGACGACACTGTTTTGGACAACTTGACCCGCCCGCACCTGGTGGCGATTGCGAAGTACATCAATCTCCAGCCATTCGGGACTGACGTGATGTTGCGTTACCGTATTCGCTACAAGATGTTGCAGCTGAAAAAGGACGACTTTGCCTTGTTCTACGAGGGCGTGGACCTGTTGAACTCCGCAGAATTGCGGACTGCGTGCGCTTCTAGAGGCATCAGAAACCTCAATGTCGAGGACGCTGTCCTGCGCGACAATCTCAACATCTGGCTCAACATGAGGCTGAAGGAAAAGATCCCATCGACTCTATTGATTATGGCTACGGCCTACACCTATGGCGACATCAGCTCCCAGAAGACTCTCTATGACGCCTTGTGCGACGTCTTGAGCGGTATCCCAGACGAGCTTTACCACGAAGTCAAAGTCAATGTTGTCGAAGAGGACGATGCGACAAACAAGTCCAAGatggcgcagctgcgcgagcaAGAGGAGATCATGAGAGAGGAGGAGCAGCAAGAAAAGGACGCTGTCGTCAAGGTCAGAGACCAGTTACGGCTGGATGACCTTGACGAGCCGGCTGCTGCTATTCCAGAGCCCGTTGCAGACAAGGAACCAACTACGGGCGACGCCACCAAAGATGGCAAGCCACCCCAGCATACCGCTAAATAG
- a CDS encoding pyridoxine 4-dehydrogenase (Syntenic homolog of Saccharomyces cerevisiae YPR127W), with the protein MTTTAAQLRKELCRSQTGYGLMGLTWRDVPSEPETAFECMRKAISCCKQGKILFNCGEFYGGDFLNLHYVRDFFRLHPARERVILCVKGAVDNATLQPVGDPVSVRKSMDNCLREIGGYIDIFECARFDPKAVAPGELYPRASIEAVVEYVKAGKIGAIGLSEVTAEQVRAISRDYGEYLACVEVEFSMLSRDILHNGLAQTCAELGIPILCYSPLARGLLTNAISTPDDVPAGDLRRLLARFGHDALANNLQAATFLQEHIIKPRAPPPPLPAVALAWIRSWSGTHKGTHFLPIPGATTPQRVEESLSICELTPEELDSINAFLEQFTAAGRRDEFLARN; encoded by the coding sequence ATGACTACTACCGCAGCGCAATTACGGAAGGAGCTCTGCCGCTCGCAAACTGGTTATGGACTCATGGGCCTGACTTGGAGAGATGTTCCTTCAGAACCGGAAACTGCATTCGAATGCATGCGGAAGGCTATTTCCTGTTGCAAACAGGGTAAGATACTTTTCAATTGCGGCGAATTCTACGGAGGCGACTTCCTTAATCTGCACTACGTACGGGACTTCTTCCGCCTGCATCCAGCGCGTGAACGGGTCATTCTTTGCGTGAAGGGGGCGGTGGACAACGCAACGTTGCAGCCTGTGGGCGATCCGGTGAGCGTGCGCAAGTCCATGGACAATTGCCTCCGTGAGATAGGTGGGTACATCGACATCTTCGAATGCGCAAGGTTTGATCCCAAGGCGGTGGCCCCCGGGGAACTGTACCCACGCGCGTCCATCGAGGCCGTCGTGGAATATGTGAAAGCGGGCAAAATCGGTGCAATAGGCCTGAGCGAGGTCACTGCCGAGCAGGTCCGGGCCATCTCCAGGGACTACGGCGAGTACCTTGCGTGTGTGGAGGTGGAGTTCTCCATGCTAAGCAGAGACATATTGCACAACGGTCTAGCACAGACGTGCGCGGAACTGGGCATACCCATTCTATGCTATTCCCCATTGGCCAGGGGTCTACTTACAAACGCCATCAGCACTCCTGATGACGTGCCAGCAGGCGATCTCCGCCGGCTCCTTGCTCGTTTTGGACATGACGCGCTTGCGAACAACCTGCAGGCGGCCACGTTCCTTCAGGAGCACATAATAAAGCCTCGTGCACCGCCCCCGCCGCTGCCCGCTGTGGCGCTGGCCTGGATTAGATCGTGGTCAGGTACCCACAAGGGCACCCACTTCTTGCCGATCCCAGGCGCGACCACGCCGCAGAGAGTTGAAGAATCGCTCAGTATCTGCGAACTGACAccggaggagctggacTCGATCAATGCGTTCTTGGAGCAATTCACTGCAGCGGGGCGCAGGGACGAGTTTTTGGCCAGAAATTAG
- the VAS1 gene encoding valine--tRNA ligase (Syntenic homolog of Saccharomyces cerevisiae YGR094W (VAS1)) has translation MLRSCLLSDSFHLLKQQLFRSTAPRSIFERIRPQSVAMSTEQQLPEVDANGEIIINPLKEDGSPKTAKEVEKERKKAEKLLKFAAKQAKKAENKANQQKNQTKKEKKKKETEAVVEFVDETVPGEKKILKSLDDPALKAYNPANVESSWYDWWVKSGFFEPELTKDGKIKPEGIFCIPAPPPNVTGALHIGHALTIAIQDSLIRYNRMKGKTVLFLPGFDHAGIATQSVVEKQIWANEKKTRHDYGREEFVKKVWDWKEVYHAKIKSQVQRLGASYDWSREAFTLDPELSRSVTEAFVRLHEEGVIYRASRLVNWSVKLNTAISNLEVENKEIAGKTLLSVPGYDEKVEFGVLTSFAYPVVDSDEKLIIATTRPETMFGDTAIAIHPDDPRYKHLHGKFVQHPFLPRKMPIVCDAEAVDMEFGTGAVKITPGHDQNDYNTGKRHDLEIINILTDDGLLNENCGPEWQGMKRFDARKRVIEKLQELGLFVSQQDNEMVIPTCSRSGDVIEPILKPQWWVSQGEMAKEAINAVKDGRITITPKSSASEYFHWLENIQDWCISRQLWWGHRCPVYFVNIEGKEQSRNEGTYWVSGRNLEEAQKKAAEKFPNEVYTLEQDEDVLDTWFSSGLWPFSTLGWPDKTPDMSTFYPFSMLETGWDILYFWVARMILLGIKLTGNVPFNEVFCHSLVRDAQGRKMSKSLGNVVDPLYVITGSSLEELHATLSKGNLDPREVEKAKAGQKESYPNGIPQCGTDALRFALCAYTTGGRDINLDILRVEGYRKFCNKIYQATKFALMRLGDDYVPPAEEQLSGNESLVEKWILHELSSTAKTVNEAFDKRDFLTSTSAIYDFWYLICDVYIENSKYLIQEGTDLEKKSARDTLYTLVDNALRLIHPFMPFISEEMWQHLPKRASETSESIVKAKYPVFRQDFFDEESAADYNLVLSATKEARSLLAEYNIVKNGKVFIEVQGNNDKVFTCLNSQSASIVSLIKAIDQVTVVRSATEIPEGCVLSSVTPDVNVHALVKGQVDIDTEIQKFNKKLDKAQKSKEAIEKVVGSSDYETKANEQAKKANKDRLDSIAAEIESLEATIANLEKLKL, from the coding sequence ATGCTGAGGAGTTGCTTACTTAGTGACTCATTTCATCTGTTAAAGCAGCAGCTATTCCGATCCACGGCACCTAGAAGCATTTTTGAGCGGATTAGACCCCAATCTGTAGCGATGTCCACAGAGCAACAGTTACCTGAGGTCGATGCCAATGGTGAGATCATCATCAACCCACTCAAGGAGGATGGCAGCCCCAAGACCGCTAAGGAAGTGGAAAAGGAGAGAAAGAAGGCGGAGAAGCTGTTGAAGTTCGCGGCCAAGCAGGCCAAGAAGGCGGAGAACAAGGCCAACCAGCAGAAGAACCAGACGAAGAAGGaaaagaagaagaaggagacAGAGGCGGTGGTGGAGTTTGTGGACGAGACTGTCCCGGGCGAGAAGAAGATTCTGAAGTCTCTGGACGACCCTGCGCTGAAAGCGTACAACCCGGCCAACGTGGAGTCGTCGTGGTACGACTGGTGGGTCAAGTCTGGGTTTTTCGAACCGGAGTTGACCAAGGACGGCAAAATCAAGCCAGAGGGCATTTTCTGTATTCCTGCCCCACCTCCAAACGTCACCGGTGCTTTGCATATTGGACATGCGTTGACGATTGCCATCCAGGACTCATTGATCAGATACAACCGCATGAAGGGCAAGACCGTTCTGTTCTTGCCAGGGTTCGACCATGCGGGTATTGCGACCCAGTCCGTTGTTGAGAAGCAGATCTGGGCCAACGAGAAGAAGACCAGACACGATTACGGCAGAGAGGAGTTCGTAAAGAAGGTGTGGGACTGGAAGGAGGTGTACCACGCCAAGATCAAGAGTCAGGTGCAGAGGTTGGGTGCTTCGTACGACTGGAGCCGCGAGGCGTTCACACTGGACCCTGAGCTGTCGCGCTCTGTCACTGAGGCCTTTGTGCGGCTGCACGAGGAGGGCGTCATCTACCGTGCGTCTCGCTTGGTCAACTGGTCTGTTAAGCTAAACACTGCCATCTCGAATCTGGAAGTAGAAAACAAGGAGATCGCCGGGAAAACGTTGCTCTCTGTTCCAGGCTATGATGAGAAGGTTGAGTTTGGTGTGTTGACTTCCTTTGCTTACCCTGTTGTGGACTCTGATGAAAAGTTGATCATTGCAACTACCAGACCCGAGACCATGTTCGGTGACACGGCAATTGCCATCCACCCAGATGACCCTCGCTACAAGCATTTGCACGGTAAGTTTGTTCAGCATCCATTTTTGCCACGCAAGATGCCAATTGTCTGCGATGCGGAAGCTGTTGACATGGAATTCGGTACTGGTGCTGTCAAGATTACTCCAGGCCATGACCAGAATGATTACAACACTGGTAAACGCCATGACTTGGAGATTATTAACATACTGACGGATGACGGTTTACTGAATGAGAACTGTGGTCCTGAGTGGCAGGGAATGAAGCGTTTCGACGCCAGAAAGAGAGTGATCGAGAAGCTTCAGGAGCTTGGGCTGTTCGTCAGCCAGCAAGACAATGAAATGGTTATTCCAACATGCTCGCGGTCTGGTGACGTTATTGAACCTATCTTGAAGCCACAATGGTGGGTCTCGCAAGGTGAGATGGCTAAGGAAGCTATCAACGCGGTGAAGGATGGCCGGATCACAATCACTCCAAAATCTTCGGCTTCCGAATACTTCCACTGGCTAGAAAACATCCAGGACTGGTGTATCTCGAGACAGCTATGGTGGGGCCACCGTTGTCCAGTCTACTTTGTAAATATCGAGGGGAAGGAACAAAGCAGAAACGAAGGTACCTATTGGGTTTCCGGCCGTAATCTGGAAGAGGCCCAGAAGAAGGCTGCTGAAAAGTTCCCTAACGAGGTCTACACTTTGGAGCAGGATGAAGATGTCCTAGACACCTGGTTTTCGTCTGGTCTATGGCCATTCTCCACTTTGGGTTGGCCAGATAAGACTCCCGACATGAGCACGTTCTATCCATTTTCGATGTTGGAGACCGGTTGGGATATCTTGTACTTCTGGGTTGCAAGAATGATCCTGTTGGGCATCAAGCTAACTGGTAACGTTCCATTCAACGAGGTGTTCTGCCATTCTTTGGTGCGTGACGCTCAAGGTCGCAAGATGTCCAAGTCTTTGGGTAACGTTGTTGACCCATTGTATGTGATCACTGGTAGTTCTCTAGAGGAATTGCACGCCACTCTGTCGAAGGGTAATTTGGACCCAAGAGAAGTTGAGAAGGCCAAGGCTGGGCAAAAAGAATCGTATCCAAACGGTATCCCACAGTGTGGTACAGATGCATTGAGATTCGCCCTATGTGCATACACTACGGGTGGACGTGACATCAACCTTGACATTCTGCGTGTTGAAGGTTACAGAAAGTTCTGTAACAAGATATACCAGGCTACCAAGTTTGCCTTGATGCGTTTGGGTGACGACTATGTCCCACCAGCCGAGGAACAACTTTCCGGCAACGAGTCGCTAGTTGAAAAGTGGATTTTGCACGAGCTCTCATCCActgctaagactgtgaacgAGGCATTTGACAAGCGTGACTTCCTAACCTCCACTTCGGCTATCTACGACTTCTGGTACCTAATTTGTGATGTCTATATCGAGAACTCGAAGTACCTAATTCAAGAGGGCACCGATCTGGAAAAGAAGTCTGCCAGAGACACTCTATACACCTTGGTTGATAATGCATTGAGATTGATCCACCCATTCATGCCATTCATTAGTGAAGAGATGTGGCAACATCTTCCAAAACGTGCTTCCGAGACTAGCGAATCGATTGTCAAGGCCAAATACCCGGTGTTCCGCCAGGACTTCTTTGATGAGGAATCTGCTGCGGACTACAACTTAGTGTTATCCGCCACCAAGGAGGCTAGATCTTTGTTGGCTGAATACAACATTGTCAAAAACGGCAAAGTCTTCATCGAAGTCCAAGGCAACAATGACAAGGTGTTCACCTGCTTGAACTCTCAGAGCGCCTCGATCGTGTCTTTGATTAAGGCCATTGACCAGGTCACTGTTGTACGCTCTGCTACTGAAATCCCAGAGGGCTGTGTGCTAAGCAGCGTTACCCCCGACGTCAACGTGCACGCCTTGGTAAAGGGCCAAGTGGATATCGACACCGAGATCCAAAAGTTCAACAAGAAGCTGGACAAGGCACAAAAGTCAAAGGAGGCTATCGAAAAGGTGGTGGGCAGCAGCGACTATGAGACCAAGGCAAACGAGCAGGCGAAGAAGGCCAACAAGGATAGATTAGACAGCATCGCTGCTGAGATTGAGTCTTTGGAAGCCACCATCGCTAACCTCGAAAAGTTGAAGTTGTAA
- the RRP46 gene encoding exosome non-catalytic core subunit RRP46 (Syntenic homolog of Saccharomyces cerevisiae YGR095C (RRP46)), translating to MSLGILSHVDGSSKFSTAAASAICGVSGPIEPKARQEIPQHLALDVIVRPAAGPPTTREKLLEDKVRATITPVVETFLHPRQLCQITLQVLKSVGQHEHMELAVALNAAYLALLDAGVPLRAVLSAVSIAVSTEGELTQNPSPAELQDARSVFTAAFSVADGVNTLLLLDGNGTFEESTVSKVLELAEKECVRLAGELRHAVKEKLEKDFIWKK from the coding sequence ATGTCTCTCGGTATTCTGAGCCACGTCGATGGGTCGTCGAAGTTCTCCACAGCCGCAGCCTCTGCTATCTGCGGTGTCTCTGGGCCCATCGAACCCAAAGCCAGGCAGGAAATTCCGCAGCATCTGGCCCTGGACGTAATCGTGCGGCCAGCTGCGGGCCCGCCGACCACACGCGAGAAGCTGCTTGAAGATAAGGTACGCGCGACCATCACACCTGTGGTAGAGACGTTTTTGCATCCGCGGCAGCTGTGCCAGATTACGCTGCAGGTACTGAAGTCGGTCGGTCAGCATGAGCACATGGAGTTGGCTGTCGCTCTGAACGCGGCCTATCTTGCGCTGCTGGATGCAGGGGTGCCACTGCGGGCGGTGTTGAGCGCTGTTTCAATAGCTGTGAGTACGGAGGGGGAGCTGACGCAGAACCCGAGCCCGGCAGAGCTGCAAGATGCCCGGAGCGTGTTCACAGCCGCGTTCAGCGTTGCAGACGGCGTGAACaccctgctgctgctggatgGAAACGGAACCTTCGAGGAGTCCACGGTCTCCAaggtgctggagctggcggaAAAGGAGTGTGTTCGTCTGGCGGGCGAGCTACGCCATGCGGTGAAGGAAAAGCTAGAAAAGGACTTCATTTGGAAGAAGTAG